In the genome of Enterococcus hirae ATCC 9790, one region contains:
- a CDS encoding tetratricopeptide repeat protein: protein MNTNSEKMLQALSEEDLAQAQLYLTQALKEDPADVLAELGEELLAIGFLEEAKQIFGQLVKQYPENDELFIPLAEIAIEDNEIDQAFEYLENISKESDYYPQALLAIADLYQVIGIPEVSEAKLKEAAALLPDEPLIQFALAELYFSVDRFAEAATIYQLLLSSNIDEISGISMQERLGQSLSMQGEFEAAIEPLEQALQEERTDDRLFQLAFTNLQLKENEKAINYLQELREVNPQYQSLYLYLGQALQEEELIEEAQKVLEDGIKENPYQVELYHLASENAYRLHDKEKAEKLLLNALELGEKQDETLLTLSNLYLDEERYEDVIKSIEQMEETANPYAEWNLAHAYNELEDFTLAAVHYEQAYHELEHEPDFLKEYALFLREEGQLTKTKDLLTHYLELEPGDLEALSVLDDLAER from the coding sequence ATGAATACAAATAGTGAAAAAATGTTACAAGCATTGTCAGAGGAAGATTTGGCGCAAGCTCAGTTATATCTGACACAAGCTTTGAAAGAAGATCCGGCCGATGTTTTGGCTGAATTAGGGGAAGAACTCTTAGCGATTGGTTTTTTAGAAGAAGCAAAGCAAATTTTTGGACAGTTAGTGAAACAGTACCCCGAAAATGATGAGTTGTTCATTCCATTGGCGGAAATTGCGATTGAAGATAATGAAATCGATCAAGCATTTGAATATCTGGAAAACATTTCAAAAGAAAGTGACTACTATCCTCAAGCTTTATTAGCAATTGCTGATTTATATCAAGTGATCGGTATTCCTGAAGTCAGTGAAGCGAAATTGAAGGAAGCAGCTGCGTTGTTGCCTGATGAACCATTGATCCAATTTGCATTAGCTGAACTTTACTTTTCAGTCGATCGTTTTGCTGAAGCTGCAACGATCTATCAACTATTATTATCAAGTAATATTGATGAGATTTCTGGCATCTCTATGCAGGAACGTTTAGGACAATCTCTAAGCATGCAAGGAGAGTTTGAAGCAGCAATCGAACCATTGGAACAAGCATTGCAGGAAGAACGGACAGATGATCGCTTATTCCAGTTAGCTTTCACCAATCTGCAGCTAAAAGAAAATGAAAAAGCGATCAATTATTTACAAGAATTGAGAGAAGTAAATCCCCAATATCAATCTCTTTATCTTTATTTAGGTCAAGCATTGCAAGAAGAAGAATTGATTGAAGAAGCGCAGAAAGTTCTTGAAGATGGGATCAAAGAAAATCCTTATCAAGTAGAACTCTATCACTTAGCTTCTGAAAATGCGTATCGCCTACATGACAAAGAAAAAGCAGAAAAACTATTATTAAATGCGTTGGAATTAGGTGAAAAACAAGACGAAACATTATTAACATTAAGTAATTTGTATTTAGATGAAGAACGTTACGAAGATGTAATCAAGAGTATCGAGCAAATGGAAGAAACTGCAAATCCATATGCGGAATGGAATTTAGCCCATGCCTATAATGAATTAGAGGACTTCACGCTAGCAGCTGTTCATTATGAACAAGCGTATCACGAATTGGAGCATGAACCTGATTTTCTAAAAGAATACGCCTTATTCTTACGAGAAGAAGGACAATTGACAAAAACAAAAGATCTACTTACTCATTATTTAGAATTGGAACCTGGAGATTTGGAGGCATTGTCAGTATTAGACGACCTAGCAGAGAGGTGA
- a CDS encoding tyrosine-type recombinase/integrase has protein sequence MYRKPSTYRLGRFAEFMFLTGTHIGEAIEIQAKDFDFENSQAFVNGSIDRSGEYRRGIKGSVKTNASYRNLDITNRTLCLVKRTIEEVTWDSMENDKFENLNYLFVTKNGVPVQNNSFNLALKRADERVDLAHKIYHLIFFAIRTFRG, from the coding sequence TTGTATCGAAAACCTTCAACGTATCGTTTAGGTCGATTTGCTGAATTTATGTTTTTGACGGGCACACACATCGGAGAAGCAATAGAAATACAAGCGAAAGATTTTGATTTTGAAAATAGTCAAGCTTTCGTAAACGGATCAATTGATCGTTCTGGAGAATATCGAAGAGGGATCAAGGGATCTGTTAAAACAAACGCATCATACAGAAATCTTGATATAACAAATAGAACTCTTTGTTTGGTTAAACGGACAATTGAAGAAGTAACTTGGGATTCTATGGAAAACGACAAGTTCGAAAATCTCAACTATCTATTTGTAACGAAGAACGGGGTTCCTGTACAAAACAATTCTTTCAATCTAGCTTTGAAAAGAGCTGATGAACGTGTTGATTTAGCGCATAAAATTTATCATCTCATATTTTTCGCCATACGCACGTTTCGTGGTTGA
- a CDS encoding HU family DNA-binding protein, which translates to MANKAELIEKVASATDLTKKDATAAVDAVFSTIQDALANGEKVQLIGFGNFEVRERAARKGRNPQTGEEIEIPASKVPAFKPGKALKDAVK; encoded by the coding sequence ATGGCAAACAAAGCAGAATTAATCGAAAAAGTTGCTTCAGCTACTGACTTAACTAAAAAAGATGCAACTGCAGCAGTCGATGCTGTATTTTCAACTATTCAAGATGCTTTAGCTAACGGCGAAAAAGTTCAATTAATCGGTTTTGGTAACTTTGAAGTTCGCGAACGTGCTGCACGTAAAGGACGTAATCCACAAACTGGTGAAGAAATCGAAATCCCAGCTAGCAAAGTACCTGCATTCAAACCAGGTAAAGCATTAAAAGACGCTGTTAAATAA
- the der gene encoding ribosome biogenesis GTPase Der translates to MANPTIAIVGRPNVGKSTIFNRIAGERISIVEDTPGVTRDRIYAKGEWLGREFSVIDTGGIDLGDEPFMDQIKHQAEIAIEEADVIICVVSGREGVTDADEVVAKILYRSNKPVILAVNKVDNPEMRNDIYEFYSLGLGDPYPVSGSHGLGIGDVLDEAIKHFSNDGEEEEDDTIKFSLIGRPNVGKSSLINAILGEERVIVSDIEGTTRDAIDTHFVSDNGQKFLMIDTAGMRKRGKVYENTEKYSVMRAMRAIDRSDIVLMVLNAEEGIREQDKRVAGYAHEAGRGVIIVVNKWDLVKKETNTMRDFEQEIREEFRYLDYAPIVFVSAVTKQRLERLPEMIEEVSMNQNLRVPSAVLNDIIMDAVAINPTPTDKGKRLKIFYATQVAVKPPTFVVFVNEEELMHFSYERFLENQIRKAFTFEGTSIRIIPRRRK, encoded by the coding sequence ATGGCAAATCCAACAATTGCAATCGTTGGCCGCCCGAACGTCGGTAAGTCTACGATTTTTAACCGCATCGCTGGCGAGCGTATCTCGATTGTCGAAGATACTCCAGGAGTAACTCGCGATCGTATTTATGCTAAAGGCGAATGGTTAGGTCGAGAATTCAGTGTGATCGATACAGGTGGGATTGATTTAGGTGACGAACCATTCATGGATCAAATCAAGCATCAAGCAGAAATCGCGATTGAAGAAGCAGATGTCATCATCTGTGTTGTCAGCGGACGTGAAGGAGTCACCGATGCAGATGAAGTAGTAGCAAAAATTTTATACCGCAGTAATAAACCTGTGATTTTAGCAGTTAACAAAGTGGATAATCCCGAAATGCGAAACGATATTTACGAATTTTATTCATTAGGATTGGGTGATCCATATCCAGTGTCAGGGAGTCACGGTTTAGGGATCGGCGACGTATTAGATGAAGCAATTAAACACTTTTCAAATGATGGGGAAGAAGAAGAGGATGATACGATCAAATTTAGTTTGATCGGCCGCCCAAATGTTGGGAAATCTTCATTGATTAATGCGATTCTAGGAGAAGAACGAGTGATCGTTTCGGATATAGAAGGAACGACTAGAGATGCTATCGATACTCACTTTGTATCTGATAACGGTCAGAAATTTTTAATGATCGATACTGCTGGAATGCGTAAACGTGGAAAAGTATATGAAAATACCGAAAAATACAGTGTGATGCGTGCGATGCGTGCTATTGACCGTTCCGACATCGTTTTGATGGTTTTGAATGCTGAAGAAGGAATCCGTGAGCAAGACAAACGGGTAGCTGGATACGCTCATGAAGCAGGACGTGGTGTGATCATCGTGGTAAACAAATGGGATCTTGTCAAAAAAGAAACCAATACGATGCGTGATTTTGAGCAAGAAATTCGTGAAGAATTTCGTTATTTAGATTACGCGCCAATCGTCTTCGTATCAGCAGTCACAAAACAACGTTTAGAACGTTTACCTGAAATGATCGAAGAAGTAAGTATGAATCAAAACTTGCGTGTGCCATCTGCTGTCTTGAATGATATCATCATGGATGCAGTAGCAATCAACCCGACTCCAACAGATAAAGGGAAGCGGTTGAAGATTTTCTATGCTACGCAAGTGGCTGTAAAACCACCAACCTTCGTCGTTTTTGTTAACGAAGAAGAGTTGATGCATTTTTCTTATGAACGTTTCTTAGAAAATCAAATTCGTAAAGCATTTACTTTCGAAGGAACTTCGATCCGAATCATTCCAAGAAGACGAAAATAG
- a CDS encoding LacI family DNA-binding transcriptional regulator produces the protein MVAKLSDVAELAGVSPTTVSRVINNKGYLSEKTKQKVHEAMKTLGYKPNNLARGLQGKSPQLIGLIFPNISNIFYSELIEYLEIELFKHGYKTIICNSQNDPAKEREYIEMLEANQVDGIISSSHNLGIADYERVGAPIVAFDRNLAPNVSIVSSDNFEGGKLAAKTLQKNGCQNSIMITGNDNTDSPTGLRALGFSFQNPNGKVFKIPNNLSTIRREMEIKSTILSHKPDGIFVSDDLTAILTMKIAHQLKLNIPEDLKIIGYDGTSFVEKFFPQLTTIRQPIDEIASLIVDVLLKKMKNEKTSKDYILPISLLPGGSI, from the coding sequence ATGGTAGCAAAATTATCTGATGTCGCTGAACTAGCTGGAGTTAGCCCAACTACCGTTTCACGTGTCATTAACAATAAGGGATATCTATCGGAAAAAACAAAACAAAAAGTTCATGAAGCTATGAAAACTCTTGGTTACAAACCTAATAATCTAGCACGTGGACTTCAAGGAAAGTCACCCCAACTTATTGGGCTTATTTTTCCTAATATCAGTAATATCTTTTACTCTGAACTGATTGAGTATCTGGAAATCGAATTATTCAAACATGGCTATAAAACAATTATTTGCAATAGTCAGAACGATCCTGCTAAAGAGCGGGAATATATTGAAATGCTTGAAGCGAATCAAGTTGATGGGATTATCTCATCTAGTCATAATCTTGGAATTGCTGATTATGAGCGTGTGGGAGCACCTATTGTCGCTTTTGATAGAAACTTAGCTCCCAATGTTTCCATTGTTTCTTCAGACAACTTTGAAGGTGGAAAACTGGCTGCTAAAACGTTACAAAAAAATGGTTGTCAAAATAGTATTATGATTACAGGAAATGACAATACGGATTCTCCAACAGGGTTACGTGCGCTTGGTTTTTCTTTTCAAAATCCAAATGGCAAAGTTTTCAAAATTCCTAATAATCTCTCTACGATTCGTCGAGAAATGGAAATCAAGTCGACGATCCTAAGTCACAAACCAGATGGTATTTTTGTTTCTGATGATCTAACAGCCATTCTTACTATGAAAATTGCTCATCAGCTTAAACTTAATATCCCAGAAGATCTAAAAATTATTGGCTATGATGGAACATCTTTTGTTGAGAAATTTTTCCCACAATTGACCACAATCAGACAACCAATTGATGAAATCGCAAGTCTGATTGTTGATGTTCTTCTGAAAAAAATGAAGAATGAAAAGACAAGCAAGGATTACATTTTGCCAATCTCGTTACTTCCCGGAGGGAGCATTTAA
- a CDS encoding sucrose-6-phosphate hydrolase: MNLPREIRYRAYSDWTKDEMDKIKDNVKRSPWRASYHIEPKTGLLNDPNGFSFFNGKYTLFYQNWPFGAAHGLKEWVHTESDDLVHFHVTGAELLPDTKRDSHGAYSGSAYEIEGNLFLLYTGNVRNENWERDTLQIGAWMDKDYNITKGENVLIHPPADVTDHFRDPQMFNYEGQLYAIVGAQNLEKSGFIKLYKATDNNVETWEEVGNLDFGGTGSEYMIECPNLVFVDKKPVLIYCPQGLDKSELNYGNIYPNTFKICQSLDIEKVKLVGTSEIQNLDYGFEAYATQGFNTPDGRALIVSWIGLPDIDYPTDKYDYQGAMSLVKELSIKDGKLYQYPVEAITSLRASSEQFTAKAETNNTYELELTFPPNQKSELLLFSDSKGNGLSLIVDTKEGKIILDRSKAGIQYATDFGTIRECSIDTKETIANIFVDNSIIEIFINKGEKVFTSRVFPEKHQNGIQLKSGEPTGKYFELKY; this comes from the coding sequence ATGAACTTACCTCGAGAAATACGATATCGTGCTTATTCTGATTGGACTAAAGATGAGATGGATAAAATTAAGGATAATGTAAAACGATCACCTTGGCGTGCTAGCTATCATATCGAACCTAAAACAGGATTGTTAAACGATCCTAATGGTTTTTCTTTTTTTAACGGAAAATATACGCTTTTTTATCAAAATTGGCCATTTGGAGCTGCTCATGGTTTGAAAGAATGGGTACACACTGAATCAGATGACTTAGTTCATTTTCATGTAACAGGAGCAGAACTTCTTCCAGACACAAAACGAGATAGCCACGGCGCTTATTCCGGTTCTGCATATGAAATAGAGGGGAATCTATTCTTACTCTATACAGGAAACGTTCGAAATGAAAATTGGGAACGTGATACACTTCAAATCGGAGCATGGATGGATAAAGACTACAACATTACGAAAGGTGAGAATGTTCTTATTCATCCACCTGCTGATGTAACTGATCATTTTCGTGATCCACAAATGTTTAATTATGAAGGACAATTGTATGCGATTGTTGGAGCACAAAATTTAGAAAAATCAGGCTTTATCAAACTTTACAAAGCGACTGACAATAACGTGGAAACATGGGAAGAAGTTGGCAACCTTGATTTTGGCGGCACTGGTTCAGAATACATGATTGAGTGTCCAAATCTGGTATTTGTAGACAAAAAACCTGTTCTCATTTATTGTCCTCAAGGGTTGGATAAATCTGAGCTTAATTATGGAAATATCTACCCAAATACTTTTAAGATCTGTCAATCGCTTGACATAGAAAAAGTAAAACTTGTGGGCACTTCAGAAATTCAAAATCTTGATTATGGATTTGAAGCGTATGCGACTCAAGGATTCAATACTCCTGATGGTCGTGCTCTGATTGTCAGTTGGATTGGACTACCTGATATCGATTATCCAACTGATAAGTATGATTATCAGGGAGCAATGAGTCTTGTAAAAGAACTTTCAATAAAAGATGGTAAACTTTACCAATATCCAGTAGAAGCTATTACATCATTACGTGCTAGTTCTGAACAATTTACAGCAAAAGCAGAAACAAATAATACTTATGAGCTTGAACTAACGTTTCCTCCAAATCAGAAATCGGAGTTACTTCTTTTCTCTGATAGTAAAGGAAATGGACTTAGCTTGATTGTAGATACCAAAGAAGGAAAAATTATTTTAGATCGCAGTAAAGCAGGCATTCAATATGCCACTGACTTTGGTACGATTCGTGAATGCTCAATTGATACTAAAGAAACAATTGCTAACATTTTTGTAGACAATTCAATCATTGAGATTTTTATTAATAAAGGAGAAAAAGTATTTACTAGTCGCGTATTCCCTGAGAAACACCAAAATGGTATTCAACTTAAATCAGGTGAACCGACTGGAAAATACTTTGAATTAAAATATTAA
- a CDS encoding sucrose-specific PTS transporter subunit IIBC — protein sequence MNYSKVASDVIQAVGKDNLIATAHCATRLRLVLKDDTKVNQKALDENPDVKGTFKIDGQYQVIIGAGDVNFVYDELIKKTGLSEISTDDLKQIASKDKKFNPIMALIKLLSDIFVPIIPALVAGGLLMALQNFLTAAGLFGPKSIEEMYPAIEGISSMIQLMSAAPFMFLPILVGISAAKRFGANQFLGAAIGMIMTTPQLGGSMEYWNIFGYHVSQTNYAYQVIPVLAAVWLLSILEKFFHKKLPSSVDFTFTPLLSVIITGFLTFTVIGPVMLLLSNGITDAIVWLYNATGFIGMGIFGGTYSLIVMTGLHQSFPAIETQLLSAWTNGIGHGDFIFVVASMANVAQGAATFAIWFLTKNAKTKSLASSAGVSALLGITEPALFGVNLKYRFPFFCALIGSGVAAAVAGLLKVVAVSLGSAGFLGFLSINATSIPFYLLCELISFAIAFAITYFYGKTKASGIFAAEALTDQTVTNHSENTQQSTVTSGEPTKTNHSSETIVSPLAGEVIGLDSVNDPVFSSETMGKGIAIKPTGDTVYSPVDGTIQVTFETGHAYGLKSNDGAEILIHIGIDTVSMGGKGFIQKVTANQKVKKGDILGTFDRTLIKEAGLDDTTMVIVTNTADYSKVTPLIKGTVTATTDLLEVD from the coding sequence ATGAATTACAGTAAAGTAGCTTCCGACGTAATACAAGCGGTCGGAAAAGATAACCTTATTGCAACTGCACACTGCGCTACACGTCTTCGTCTCGTACTAAAAGATGACACGAAAGTGAATCAAAAAGCTTTAGACGAAAATCCAGATGTGAAAGGCACATTTAAAATTGATGGACAATATCAAGTGATTATAGGTGCAGGTGATGTTAATTTCGTTTATGACGAACTTATCAAAAAAACTGGACTTTCAGAAATTTCAACAGATGATTTAAAACAAATTGCTAGTAAAGATAAAAAATTCAACCCCATTATGGCATTAATTAAATTATTATCAGATATTTTTGTTCCAATTATACCTGCCCTTGTTGCAGGTGGTTTATTAATGGCATTACAAAACTTTTTAACAGCTGCTGGACTTTTTGGACCAAAATCAATTGAAGAAATGTATCCTGCGATTGAAGGTATTTCCTCAATGATCCAACTGATGTCCGCTGCACCATTTATGTTTTTGCCTATTCTAGTTGGTATTTCCGCTGCTAAACGTTTTGGAGCCAACCAGTTCCTTGGTGCTGCAATTGGAATGATTATGACAACACCACAACTTGGTGGTTCTATGGAATATTGGAATATTTTTGGTTATCATGTCTCACAAACTAACTATGCTTATCAAGTCATTCCTGTGTTAGCAGCTGTTTGGCTATTATCAATACTGGAAAAGTTTTTTCACAAAAAACTTCCATCATCCGTTGACTTTACATTTACCCCCTTATTATCTGTAATCATTACCGGCTTTCTAACCTTCACAGTCATCGGCCCTGTCATGTTATTGCTTTCTAACGGGATTACAGATGCGATCGTTTGGCTATATAATGCAACCGGATTTATTGGAATGGGTATTTTTGGTGGAACTTACTCGTTAATCGTTATGACCGGTCTTCATCAATCATTTCCTGCAATTGAAACGCAGTTACTTTCAGCATGGACTAATGGTATTGGACATGGAGACTTTATATTTGTAGTTGCTTCTATGGCGAACGTTGCCCAAGGTGCTGCAACATTTGCTATCTGGTTCTTGACTAAAAATGCTAAAACAAAAAGTCTTGCTTCCTCTGCAGGAGTATCAGCTCTTCTTGGAATTACTGAACCAGCTCTGTTTGGTGTCAATTTAAAATATCGTTTCCCGTTTTTCTGTGCTTTAATTGGTTCCGGAGTTGCCGCTGCAGTAGCAGGTCTACTGAAAGTAGTTGCTGTATCACTTGGTTCAGCAGGTTTTCTTGGATTTCTTTCAATTAATGCAACCTCTATCCCATTTTATTTACTATGTGAATTAATTAGCTTTGCGATTGCTTTTGCAATTACTTACTTTTATGGAAAAACAAAAGCTTCAGGCATCTTTGCAGCAGAAGCTCTTACGGATCAAACAGTGACGAATCATTCAGAAAACACCCAACAATCCACAGTTACTTCTGGCGAACCTACTAAAACAAATCATTCTTCAGAAACAATCGTTAGTCCCCTTGCAGGTGAAGTGATTGGACTTGATTCAGTAAATGATCCAGTATTTTCTTCAGAGACTATGGGAAAAGGTATTGCGATTAAACCAACTGGGGACACTGTTTATTCTCCAGTAGACGGTACTATTCAAGTTACATTTGAGACTGGACATGCTTACGGTCTTAAATCGAATGATGGCGCTGAAATACTGATTCATATTGGTATTGACACCGTATCGATGGGCGGTAAAGGATTTATACAAAAAGTTACTGCTAATCAAAAAGTAAAAAAAGGAGATATCCTTGGAACGTTTGATCGTACGCTAATTAAAGAAGCAGGACTTGATGATACAACAATGGTTATTGTGACAAATACCGCAGATTATTCAAAAGTGACACCACTTATTAAAGGAACAGTTACCGCTACTACTGATTTACTTGAAGTTGACTAA
- a CDS encoding ROK family protein, protein MLYGAIEAGGTKFVCAVGNAQLEVIERVSFETLNPGETMPQVVSFFKKYETELSSIAVGSFGPIDIHPESKTYGYITSTPKIPWRNFDFIGYLKRNFEKIPFYWTTDVNAAAYGEYIAGHGQGHSLVVYYTVGTGIGGGALQNGRFIEGFSHPEMGHMIVRNHPDDHFKGNCPYHQNCLEGMAAGPAIEKRIGIKGQDLKEDHPFWDMEAFYIAQCIHNTTMMFSPDIIILGGGVMKQVHLQEKIHREFSKLNQNYVAHPKIEEYIVFPKLGDQAGIIGCLGLAQKIASN, encoded by the coding sequence ATGCTATACGGTGCAATTGAAGCAGGAGGAACAAAATTTGTCTGTGCAGTTGGTAATGCACAATTAGAGGTTATTGAGAGAGTGAGTTTTGAAACTTTGAATCCAGGAGAAACAATGCCACAAGTTGTTTCTTTTTTCAAAAAATATGAAACAGAATTGTCCAGCATTGCTGTTGGTTCTTTCGGACCTATTGATATCCATCCTGAATCGAAAACATATGGATATATAACCTCAACACCTAAAATACCGTGGAGAAATTTCGATTTTATTGGTTATCTAAAAAGAAATTTTGAGAAAATTCCTTTTTATTGGACAACTGATGTCAATGCTGCAGCTTATGGAGAATATATAGCTGGACATGGTCAAGGCCATTCATTAGTTGTTTATTATACAGTTGGCACAGGTATAGGTGGTGGTGCACTGCAAAATGGAAGATTTATCGAGGGATTCAGTCATCCGGAAATGGGACATATGATTGTACGTAATCACCCTGACGATCACTTTAAGGGTAACTGCCCTTATCATCAAAATTGTTTAGAAGGTATGGCAGCAGGACCTGCTATCGAAAAGAGAATAGGAATTAAAGGTCAAGATTTAAAGGAAGATCATCCTTTTTGGGACATGGAAGCTTTTTACATTGCCCAATGCATTCATAATACTACAATGATGTTTTCACCGGATATTATCATTCTAGGTGGCGGTGTAATGAAACAAGTACACTTACAAGAGAAAATTCATCGTGAATTTTCAAAACTTAATCAGAATTATGTTGCTCATCCGAAAATAGAAGAATATATTGTTTTTCCAAAATTAGGAGATCAAGCTGGAATTATCGGTTGTTTAGGGCTAGCCCAAAAAATAGCTTCTAATTAA